From a single Nocardioides panacis genomic region:
- a CDS encoding glycosyltransferase family 2 protein — MAHPGSRLDPQQLWAALCSADVVVTHGGQNAVAEVAAARAPAVVVAGPRPFDEQHHTVAALRDAGLAVGLDAWPDPEHWPRLLGQAVRIGGPRLAALVARRRGRARRALPRRPGRTPPSRGPAGAGRVTRVAVVTVVHGRHGHLACQHDSLHAGRRQPDGLVVVAMGDPQVADVVAAGPLADRSHVVDLPTGPRLPLAAARNRGACHAFEELGAELVVLLDVDCLAGPGLLDGYLDGWRRTGPGPRLLSGTVSYLDPPGAGGYHPSDLDAARPHAARPAPLPGELLLADDLRLFWSLSFAADAATWSAVGGFDEGYEGYGGEDTDFGQRAVSAGASLWWLGDAPAYHQWHPVSAPPVEHVADIVRNANRFHDRWGWFPMQGWLDAFAARGLARPDPADGTWQVVAGGPDAGRPASS, encoded by the coding sequence TTGGCCCACCCCGGAAGCCGCCTGGACCCGCAGCAGCTCTGGGCGGCGCTGTGCAGTGCCGACGTCGTGGTCACCCACGGGGGCCAGAACGCCGTCGCGGAGGTCGCTGCCGCCCGGGCACCGGCCGTGGTCGTCGCCGGCCCGCGCCCCTTCGACGAGCAGCACCACACCGTCGCGGCCCTGCGCGACGCCGGTCTCGCGGTCGGCCTCGACGCCTGGCCGGACCCGGAGCACTGGCCGCGGCTGCTCGGTCAGGCGGTGCGGATCGGGGGGCCACGGCTGGCGGCGCTGGTCGCACGGCGACGGGGGCGCGCGCGCCGCGCGCTTCCTCGACGTCCTGGCCGCACGCCACCGTCCCGCGGACCTGCCGGTGCTGGGCGCGTGACAAGGGTCGCGGTCGTCACGGTCGTGCACGGTCGGCACGGCCACCTCGCCTGCCAGCACGACTCCCTGCACGCGGGACGCCGGCAGCCCGACGGCCTCGTCGTGGTGGCCATGGGCGACCCGCAGGTCGCGGACGTCGTGGCCGCCGGCCCGCTCGCCGACCGGAGCCACGTCGTCGACCTCCCGACCGGTCCGCGCCTCCCCCTCGCCGCCGCCCGCAACCGTGGGGCGTGCCACGCCTTCGAGGAGCTCGGCGCCGAGCTCGTCGTGCTCCTGGACGTCGACTGCCTCGCCGGCCCGGGTCTGCTGGACGGCTACCTCGACGGGTGGCGGCGGACGGGGCCGGGGCCGCGGCTGCTCAGCGGGACGGTGAGCTACCTCGACCCGCCCGGCGCCGGCGGTTACCACCCCTCGGACCTGGACGCGGCCCGGCCGCACGCCGCCCGCCCCGCGCCGCTCCCCGGCGAGCTGCTCCTGGCCGACGACCTGCGGCTGTTCTGGTCCCTGTCGTTCGCGGCGGACGCGGCGACCTGGTCGGCCGTCGGCGGGTTCGACGAGGGGTACGAAGGCTACGGCGGCGAGGACACCGACTTCGGCCAGCGGGCCGTGTCGGCCGGCGCCTCGCTGTGGTGGCTGGGCGACGCGCCGGCGTACCACCAGTGGCATCCCGTGTCCGCGCCGCCGGTGGAGCACGTCGCCGACATCGTGCGCAACGCGAACCGCTTCCACGACCGCTGGGGCTGGTTCCCCATGCAGGGCTGGCTCGACGCCTTCGCGGCCCGCGGGCTGGCGCGTCCGGATCCCGCCGACGGGACGTGGCAGGTGGTGGCCGGGGGGCCGGACGCCGGCCGCCCGGCGTCGTCCTGA
- a CDS encoding alpha/beta fold hydrolase, giving the protein MTRVLLVPGLGLGAECFAPMLAASREAGAPAGAPTTTALVGGYGRRGGRDTSLAPAVLARQVLDRGDLGPASLVVALSAGCQVAAHLALLAPGRVTGLVLIGPTTDPRAATWPRLVRRWVRTARAEPLHQVPALLRQYRRTGLTAMARAMDVARHDRIEETLARVDCPVLVLRGAHDHISPEDWTRSLAQLPGTPDAVASTRRSVTLGGGAHMVPYTHGPAVAGHVDAFAAQLR; this is encoded by the coding sequence GTGACGCGTGTCCTGCTGGTGCCGGGACTCGGGCTGGGCGCCGAGTGCTTCGCCCCGATGCTGGCTGCCTCGCGCGAGGCCGGTGCGCCGGCCGGCGCGCCGACGACCACGGCGCTGGTCGGCGGATACGGCCGGCGCGGCGGACGGGACACCTCGCTGGCGCCTGCTGTCCTGGCTCGACAGGTGCTCGACCGGGGCGATCTCGGGCCGGCCTCCCTGGTCGTCGCCCTGTCGGCCGGGTGCCAGGTCGCCGCCCACCTGGCGCTCCTGGCTCCCGGCCGGGTCACGGGTCTCGTGCTGATCGGACCGACCACGGACCCGCGAGCCGCCACCTGGCCACGGCTGGTGCGCCGCTGGGTGCGGACCGCCAGGGCCGAGCCGCTGCACCAGGTCCCCGCGCTGCTGCGGCAGTACCGCCGTACGGGCCTCACGGCGATGGCCCGGGCCATGGACGTGGCACGTCACGACCGCATCGAGGAGACCCTCGCCCGGGTGGACTGCCCGGTCCTGGTCCTCCGCGGCGCGCACGACCACATCTCACCGGAGGACTGGACCCGGTCCCTCGCGCAGCTCCCCGGGACGCCCGACGCAGTGGCGTCCACGAGGCGCAGCGTCACCCTCGGTGGCGGCGCGCACATGGTCCCGTACACCCACGGACCCGCAGTCGCCGGTCACGTCGATGCTTTCGCGGCTCAGCTCCGGTGA